A single genomic interval of Phocoena sinus isolate mPhoSin1 chromosome 15, mPhoSin1.pri, whole genome shotgun sequence harbors:
- the SH2B2 gene encoding SH2B adapter protein 2 isoform X1, translated as MTAHQWSSAHYSEPASGGCDGTGAMNGAAPGSAAAAAAAPVPVPVPDWRQFCELHAQAAAVDFAHKFCRFLRDNPAYDTPDAGASFSRHFAANFLDVFSEEVRRVLVAGPAPRGAPEPPDAMEPEPSGPPALKAAPYGYSRSSEDVSAHAAAKARVRKGFSLRNMSLCVVDGVRDMWHRRSSPEPDAAPRAAEPPAEPRDKWTRRLRLSRTLAAKVELVDIQREGALRFMVADDAAAGPGGAAQWQKCRLLLRRAVAGERFRLEFFVPPKASRPKVSIPLSAIIEVRTTMPLEMPEKDNTFVLKVENGAEYILETIDSLQKHSWVADIQGCVDPGDSEEDADLPCARGSCLASRVASCSCELLTDAADLPRPLETTAAVVTAPHSRARDAVGESLVHVPLETFLETLESPGGSGSDSNNTVEDGAEPEPEAEPELELSDYPWFHGTLSRVKAAQLVLAGGPRSHGLFVIRQSETRPGEYVLTFNFQGKAKHLRLSLNGHGQCHVQHLWFQSVLDMLRHFHTHPIPLESGGSADITLRSYVRAQGPPPEPGPSPSAAPAPPTCWSEPAGQHYFSSLAAAACPPASPSEAGGASSSSASSSSAASVPGASRPVEGPLSARSRSNSAERRLEAAGGGADEPPETGPGEGARGRTRAVENQYSFY; from the exons CCTCCGGGGGCTGCGATGGGACGGGAGCCATGAATGGTGCCGCCCCCggctccgccgccgccgccgccgccgccccggtCCCGGTTCCGGTCCCGGACTGGCGGCAGTTCTGTGAACTGCACGCGCAGGCGGCTGCCGTGGATTTCGCGCACAAGTTCTGCCGTTTCCTGCGGGACAACCCGGCCTACGACACGCCCGACGCCGGGGCCTCCTTCTCCCGCCACTTCGCCGCCAACTTCCTGGACGTGTTCAGCGAGGAGGTGCGCCGCGTGCTGGTGGCCGGGCCGGCGCCCCGGGGAGCGCCCGAGCCCCCAGACGCCATGGAGCCCGAGCCCTCGGGGCCCCCGGCGCTCAAAGCCGCGCCCTACGGCTACTCGCGGAGCTCCGAGGACGTGTCGGCGCACGCGGCGGCCAAGGCCCGCGTCCGCAAGGGCTTCTCGTTGCGCAATATGAGCCTGTGCGTGGTGGACGGCGTGCGCGACATGTGGCACCGGCGCTCCTCGCCCGAGCCCGACGCCGCCCCGCGGGCCGCCGAGCCCCCAGCCGAGCCGCGCGACAAGTGGACGCGGCGCCTGCGGCTGTCGCGGACGCTAGCGGCCAAGGTGGAGCTGGTGGACATCCAGCGCGAGGGCGCGCTGCGCTTCATGGTGGCCGACGACGCGGCCGCGGGCCCCGGGGGCGCCGCCCAGTGGCAGAAGTGTCGCCTGCTCCTGCGCAGGGCCGTGGCAGGCGAGCGCTTCCGCCTAGAGTTCTTCGTGCCGCCCAAG GCCTCCAGGCCCAAAGTCAGCATCCCTCTGTCGGCCATCATTGAGGTCCGCACCACCATGCCCCTGGAGATGCCGGAGAAGGACAACACGTTCGTGCTCAAG gtggAGAACGGAGCAGAGTACATCCTGGAGACCATCGACTCCCTGCAGAAGCACTCGTGGGTAGCTGACATCCAGGGCTGTGTGGACCCTGG GGACAGCGAGGAAGATGCCGATCTCCCCTGTGCCCGGGGAAGCTGTCTGGCCAGCCGTGTGGCCTCTTGCAGCTGTGAGCTCCTGACGGATG CAGCGGACCTGCCCCGGCCCCTAGAGACAACGGCAGCCGTGGTGACAGCCCCACACAGCCGAGCTCGAGATGCCGTCGGGGAGTCCCTGGTCCATGTCCCGCTGGAGACCTTCCTGGAGACCCTGGAGTCCCCAGGTGGCAGCGGCAGTGACAGCAATAACACAG TGGAGGACGGAGCAGAGCCGGAGCCCGAGGCTGAGCCCGAGCTGGAGCTCTCTGACTACCCCTGGTTCCACGGGACACTGTCACGGGTCAAGGCAGCTCAGCTGGTTCTGGCAGGCGGGCCCCGGAGCCACGGCCTCTTCGTGATCCGCCAGAGTGAGACTCGGCCTGGGGAGTACGTGCTGACCTTCAACTTCCAGGGCAAGGCCAAG CACCTGCGCCTGTCCTTGAACGGCCACGGGCAGTGCCACGTGCAGCACCTGTGGTTCCAGTCTGTGCTCGACATGCTCCGCCACTTCCACACCCACCCCATCCCGCTGGAGTCCGGGGGCTCTGCAGACATCACCCTTCGCAGCTATGTGCGGGCCCAGGGCCCCCCACCTG agccgGGGCCCTCGCCCAGCGCTGCGCCCGCGCCCCCGACCTGCTGGAGCGAGCCGGCCGGCCAGCACTACTTCTCCAGCCTCGCCGCGGCCGCCTGCCCGCCCGCCTCGCCCTCGGAGGCCGGCGGCGCCTCGTCCTCATCCGCCTCGTCGTCCTCGGCAGCGTCTGTGCCCGGCGCCTCGCGCCCGGTCGAGGGCCCGCTGAGCGCGCGCAGCCGCAGCAACAGCGCCGAGCGCCGGCTGGAGGCGGCGGGCGGGGGCGCCGACGAGCCCCCAGAGACCGGGCCGGGAGAGGGCGCCCGGGGCCGCACGCGCGCCGTCGAGAACCAGTACTCCTTCTACTAG
- the SH2B2 gene encoding SH2B adapter protein 2 isoform X2: MTAHQWSSAHYSEPASGGCDGTGAMNGAAPGSAAAAAAAPVPVPVPDWRQFCELHAQAAAVDFAHKFCRFLRDNPAYDTPDAGASFSRHFAANFLDVFSEEVRRVLVAGPAPRGAPEPPDAMEPEPSGPPALKAAPYGYSRSSEDVSAHAAAKARVRKGFSLRNMSLCVVDGVRDMWHRRSSPEPDAAPRAAEPPAEPRDKWTRRLRLSRTLAAKVELVDIQREGALRFMVADDAAAGPGGAAQWQKCRLLLRRAVAGERFRLEFFVPPKASRPKVSIPLSAIIEVRTTMPLEMPEKDNTFVLKVENGAEYILETIDSLQKHSWVADIQGCVDPGDSEEDADLPCARGSCLASRVASCSCELLTDADLPRPLETTAAVVTAPHSRARDAVGESLVHVPLETFLETLESPGGSGSDSNNTVEDGAEPEPEAEPELELSDYPWFHGTLSRVKAAQLVLAGGPRSHGLFVIRQSETRPGEYVLTFNFQGKAKHLRLSLNGHGQCHVQHLWFQSVLDMLRHFHTHPIPLESGGSADITLRSYVRAQGPPPEPGPSPSAAPAPPTCWSEPAGQHYFSSLAAAACPPASPSEAGGASSSSASSSSAASVPGASRPVEGPLSARSRSNSAERRLEAAGGGADEPPETGPGEGARGRTRAVENQYSFY, translated from the exons CCTCCGGGGGCTGCGATGGGACGGGAGCCATGAATGGTGCCGCCCCCggctccgccgccgccgccgccgccgccccggtCCCGGTTCCGGTCCCGGACTGGCGGCAGTTCTGTGAACTGCACGCGCAGGCGGCTGCCGTGGATTTCGCGCACAAGTTCTGCCGTTTCCTGCGGGACAACCCGGCCTACGACACGCCCGACGCCGGGGCCTCCTTCTCCCGCCACTTCGCCGCCAACTTCCTGGACGTGTTCAGCGAGGAGGTGCGCCGCGTGCTGGTGGCCGGGCCGGCGCCCCGGGGAGCGCCCGAGCCCCCAGACGCCATGGAGCCCGAGCCCTCGGGGCCCCCGGCGCTCAAAGCCGCGCCCTACGGCTACTCGCGGAGCTCCGAGGACGTGTCGGCGCACGCGGCGGCCAAGGCCCGCGTCCGCAAGGGCTTCTCGTTGCGCAATATGAGCCTGTGCGTGGTGGACGGCGTGCGCGACATGTGGCACCGGCGCTCCTCGCCCGAGCCCGACGCCGCCCCGCGGGCCGCCGAGCCCCCAGCCGAGCCGCGCGACAAGTGGACGCGGCGCCTGCGGCTGTCGCGGACGCTAGCGGCCAAGGTGGAGCTGGTGGACATCCAGCGCGAGGGCGCGCTGCGCTTCATGGTGGCCGACGACGCGGCCGCGGGCCCCGGGGGCGCCGCCCAGTGGCAGAAGTGTCGCCTGCTCCTGCGCAGGGCCGTGGCAGGCGAGCGCTTCCGCCTAGAGTTCTTCGTGCCGCCCAAG GCCTCCAGGCCCAAAGTCAGCATCCCTCTGTCGGCCATCATTGAGGTCCGCACCACCATGCCCCTGGAGATGCCGGAGAAGGACAACACGTTCGTGCTCAAG gtggAGAACGGAGCAGAGTACATCCTGGAGACCATCGACTCCCTGCAGAAGCACTCGTGGGTAGCTGACATCCAGGGCTGTGTGGACCCTGG GGACAGCGAGGAAGATGCCGATCTCCCCTGTGCCCGGGGAAGCTGTCTGGCCAGCCGTGTGGCCTCTTGCAGCTGTGAGCTCCTGACGGATG CGGACCTGCCCCGGCCCCTAGAGACAACGGCAGCCGTGGTGACAGCCCCACACAGCCGAGCTCGAGATGCCGTCGGGGAGTCCCTGGTCCATGTCCCGCTGGAGACCTTCCTGGAGACCCTGGAGTCCCCAGGTGGCAGCGGCAGTGACAGCAATAACACAG TGGAGGACGGAGCAGAGCCGGAGCCCGAGGCTGAGCCCGAGCTGGAGCTCTCTGACTACCCCTGGTTCCACGGGACACTGTCACGGGTCAAGGCAGCTCAGCTGGTTCTGGCAGGCGGGCCCCGGAGCCACGGCCTCTTCGTGATCCGCCAGAGTGAGACTCGGCCTGGGGAGTACGTGCTGACCTTCAACTTCCAGGGCAAGGCCAAG CACCTGCGCCTGTCCTTGAACGGCCACGGGCAGTGCCACGTGCAGCACCTGTGGTTCCAGTCTGTGCTCGACATGCTCCGCCACTTCCACACCCACCCCATCCCGCTGGAGTCCGGGGGCTCTGCAGACATCACCCTTCGCAGCTATGTGCGGGCCCAGGGCCCCCCACCTG agccgGGGCCCTCGCCCAGCGCTGCGCCCGCGCCCCCGACCTGCTGGAGCGAGCCGGCCGGCCAGCACTACTTCTCCAGCCTCGCCGCGGCCGCCTGCCCGCCCGCCTCGCCCTCGGAGGCCGGCGGCGCCTCGTCCTCATCCGCCTCGTCGTCCTCGGCAGCGTCTGTGCCCGGCGCCTCGCGCCCGGTCGAGGGCCCGCTGAGCGCGCGCAGCCGCAGCAACAGCGCCGAGCGCCGGCTGGAGGCGGCGGGCGGGGGCGCCGACGAGCCCCCAGAGACCGGGCCGGGAGAGGGCGCCCGGGGCCGCACGCGCGCCGTCGAGAACCAGTACTCCTTCTACTAG
- the SH2B2 gene encoding SH2B adapter protein 2 isoform X3, translated as MNGAAPGSAAAAAAAPVPVPVPDWRQFCELHAQAAAVDFAHKFCRFLRDNPAYDTPDAGASFSRHFAANFLDVFSEEVRRVLVAGPAPRGAPEPPDAMEPEPSGPPALKAAPYGYSRSSEDVSAHAAAKARVRKGFSLRNMSLCVVDGVRDMWHRRSSPEPDAAPRAAEPPAEPRDKWTRRLRLSRTLAAKVELVDIQREGALRFMVADDAAAGPGGAAQWQKCRLLLRRAVAGERFRLEFFVPPKASRPKVSIPLSAIIEVRTTMPLEMPEKDNTFVLKVENGAEYILETIDSLQKHSWVADIQGCVDPGDSEEDADLPCARGSCLASRVASCSCELLTDAADLPRPLETTAAVVTAPHSRARDAVGESLVHVPLETFLETLESPGGSGSDSNNTVEDGAEPEPEAEPELELSDYPWFHGTLSRVKAAQLVLAGGPRSHGLFVIRQSETRPGEYVLTFNFQGKAKHLRLSLNGHGQCHVQHLWFQSVLDMLRHFHTHPIPLESGGSADITLRSYVRAQGPPPEPGPSPSAAPAPPTCWSEPAGQHYFSSLAAAACPPASPSEAGGASSSSASSSSAASVPGASRPVEGPLSARSRSNSAERRLEAAGGGADEPPETGPGEGARGRTRAVENQYSFY; from the exons ATGAATGGTGCCGCCCCCggctccgccgccgccgccgccgccgccccggtCCCGGTTCCGGTCCCGGACTGGCGGCAGTTCTGTGAACTGCACGCGCAGGCGGCTGCCGTGGATTTCGCGCACAAGTTCTGCCGTTTCCTGCGGGACAACCCGGCCTACGACACGCCCGACGCCGGGGCCTCCTTCTCCCGCCACTTCGCCGCCAACTTCCTGGACGTGTTCAGCGAGGAGGTGCGCCGCGTGCTGGTGGCCGGGCCGGCGCCCCGGGGAGCGCCCGAGCCCCCAGACGCCATGGAGCCCGAGCCCTCGGGGCCCCCGGCGCTCAAAGCCGCGCCCTACGGCTACTCGCGGAGCTCCGAGGACGTGTCGGCGCACGCGGCGGCCAAGGCCCGCGTCCGCAAGGGCTTCTCGTTGCGCAATATGAGCCTGTGCGTGGTGGACGGCGTGCGCGACATGTGGCACCGGCGCTCCTCGCCCGAGCCCGACGCCGCCCCGCGGGCCGCCGAGCCCCCAGCCGAGCCGCGCGACAAGTGGACGCGGCGCCTGCGGCTGTCGCGGACGCTAGCGGCCAAGGTGGAGCTGGTGGACATCCAGCGCGAGGGCGCGCTGCGCTTCATGGTGGCCGACGACGCGGCCGCGGGCCCCGGGGGCGCCGCCCAGTGGCAGAAGTGTCGCCTGCTCCTGCGCAGGGCCGTGGCAGGCGAGCGCTTCCGCCTAGAGTTCTTCGTGCCGCCCAAG GCCTCCAGGCCCAAAGTCAGCATCCCTCTGTCGGCCATCATTGAGGTCCGCACCACCATGCCCCTGGAGATGCCGGAGAAGGACAACACGTTCGTGCTCAAG gtggAGAACGGAGCAGAGTACATCCTGGAGACCATCGACTCCCTGCAGAAGCACTCGTGGGTAGCTGACATCCAGGGCTGTGTGGACCCTGG GGACAGCGAGGAAGATGCCGATCTCCCCTGTGCCCGGGGAAGCTGTCTGGCCAGCCGTGTGGCCTCTTGCAGCTGTGAGCTCCTGACGGATG CAGCGGACCTGCCCCGGCCCCTAGAGACAACGGCAGCCGTGGTGACAGCCCCACACAGCCGAGCTCGAGATGCCGTCGGGGAGTCCCTGGTCCATGTCCCGCTGGAGACCTTCCTGGAGACCCTGGAGTCCCCAGGTGGCAGCGGCAGTGACAGCAATAACACAG TGGAGGACGGAGCAGAGCCGGAGCCCGAGGCTGAGCCCGAGCTGGAGCTCTCTGACTACCCCTGGTTCCACGGGACACTGTCACGGGTCAAGGCAGCTCAGCTGGTTCTGGCAGGCGGGCCCCGGAGCCACGGCCTCTTCGTGATCCGCCAGAGTGAGACTCGGCCTGGGGAGTACGTGCTGACCTTCAACTTCCAGGGCAAGGCCAAG CACCTGCGCCTGTCCTTGAACGGCCACGGGCAGTGCCACGTGCAGCACCTGTGGTTCCAGTCTGTGCTCGACATGCTCCGCCACTTCCACACCCACCCCATCCCGCTGGAGTCCGGGGGCTCTGCAGACATCACCCTTCGCAGCTATGTGCGGGCCCAGGGCCCCCCACCTG agccgGGGCCCTCGCCCAGCGCTGCGCCCGCGCCCCCGACCTGCTGGAGCGAGCCGGCCGGCCAGCACTACTTCTCCAGCCTCGCCGCGGCCGCCTGCCCGCCCGCCTCGCCCTCGGAGGCCGGCGGCGCCTCGTCCTCATCCGCCTCGTCGTCCTCGGCAGCGTCTGTGCCCGGCGCCTCGCGCCCGGTCGAGGGCCCGCTGAGCGCGCGCAGCCGCAGCAACAGCGCCGAGCGCCGGCTGGAGGCGGCGGGCGGGGGCGCCGACGAGCCCCCAGAGACCGGGCCGGGAGAGGGCGCCCGGGGCCGCACGCGCGCCGTCGAGAACCAGTACTCCTTCTACTAG